The genomic DNA ATCAATAACTTTTACAGTAACCTGAGGATCAATAAAATTAGCTGTACCAATTTGAATTGCAGTAGCACCTGCTAAAAAGAATTCAATAGCATCTGTTGCATTCATTATTCCACCTAACCCAATAATTGGAATTTTTATAGCTTTATAAACCTGCCAAACCATTCTTAAAGCAATTG from Bacteroidia bacterium includes the following:
- a CDS encoding nitronate monooxygenase — encoded protein: SLINTLLGMAVNAETRRPVLSTITGGLSGPAIKPIALRMVWQVYKAIKIPIIGLGGIMNATDAIEFFLAGATAIQIGTANFIDPQVTVKVIDGINEYLDHHNIKSVKELTGALQIVK